In Hymenobacter sublimis, a single genomic region encodes these proteins:
- a CDS encoding T9SS-dependent M36 family metallopeptidase, with amino-acid sequence MKSTFTPTVRVVATAALLAIPGLALAQSAALLDQARNALQARTSVLGLKKTDVSDPAITSSFTDDYNGITHVYLRQRYQGVEIYNAVADVHLNAAGQVASLHSKFVVNAAAQARPATPGLTAEQAVAAAAQALNLAAPQGLRVLKAGTAAAGLEFSTGGISLDPIPVKLMYLPMPTGELRLVWDVTIYPRNARNYWSVRVDASTGALLDRHDLVIREPFTMAALTAPLALASTPTPAAPTAARPTAGNSYNVWPITVESPNHGSRQVVTDPADPAVSPYGWHDVDGKPGADSLRTAGNNVYAYEDRNNRNNSATELWRGGYAPKGGTNQIFDAPFNSGVTAAPTANLDAAIINLFYWNNVMHDVMARKGFTEASGNFQAFNYSSQGRGGDAVFAEAQDASIANPASFNNANFATPADGRTPRMQMYLWEQNVTTASITAPATLAGPIAAAEGVFTRRLSKTGPISGNLVLVNDGTATPTYGCLTYTNTAAVKDNIALVDRGDCTFAIKVQQAQVAGARMVVIINNSATQGAVSFGSAADSVGIRIPGVMISKADGDRIKAALQAGTTVSFTVSGVTNYRDSDFDNGIIAHEYGHGISTRLTGGAAAPSCLRSAEQMGEGWSDFFGLWMTTKPSDVGATGRGIGTYSSFQATTGGGIRPNRYSTNMTTNPATYDYIGKTVSGEAYNAAHNIGYVWASALWDLNWALIDKYGYNTDLRGTTGGNNIALQLVIDGLKLQACNPGFIDGRNAILKADSINNNAANSAIIWRVFARRGMGFGASQGSADLLNDQTASFSLPAVLSSRQQLSEKLLELYPNPANDQVLVRTQVSSAAPVQVELVSLLGQRVRVQQVSAARLQQEGALINTADVAGGVYIVRLTTSEGTITKKVVVQH; translated from the coding sequence ATGAAGTCAACTTTTACTCCTACGGTGCGCGTTGTAGCTACCGCCGCCCTCCTGGCAATACCGGGTCTTGCATTGGCCCAATCGGCAGCGTTGCTTGACCAGGCGCGTAATGCTTTGCAGGCGCGCACGTCCGTCCTAGGCCTGAAAAAAACGGATGTTTCGGATCCGGCCATTACCAGCTCCTTCACCGACGACTATAACGGCATCACGCACGTGTACCTGCGCCAGCGCTACCAGGGAGTAGAGATTTACAACGCCGTGGCCGATGTGCACTTGAATGCGGCGGGGCAGGTGGCTAGTCTGCACAGCAAATTTGTGGTGAATGCTGCGGCCCAGGCCCGTCCGGCCACGCCCGGCCTCACGGCGGAGCAAGCCGTAGCGGCGGCGGCCCAAGCCCTGAACCTGGCGGCCCCCCAGGGCCTGCGAGTACTCAAAGCTGGCACCGCAGCGGCCGGTCTGGAATTCTCGACCGGCGGCATTTCCCTGGACCCAATTCCGGTGAAGCTGATGTACCTGCCCATGCCCACCGGCGAGCTGCGCCTGGTATGGGACGTCACCATTTACCCGCGGAACGCCCGCAACTACTGGAGCGTACGCGTGGATGCCTCCACCGGCGCCCTGCTCGACCGGCACGACCTCGTGATTCGGGAGCCGTTTACCATGGCAGCTCTCACCGCGCCCCTGGCCCTGGCCTCCACGCCTACTCCGGCGGCCCCCACGGCGGCCCGCCCCACGGCCGGCAACAGCTACAATGTGTGGCCTATCACGGTGGAAAGCCCTAATCACGGCTCCCGGCAAGTAGTTACTGACCCCGCCGACCCCGCGGTTTCGCCCTACGGCTGGCACGATGTGGACGGCAAACCCGGCGCGGACTCCCTGCGCACGGCCGGCAACAACGTGTACGCCTACGAGGACCGCAACAACCGCAACAACTCCGCCACGGAGCTGTGGCGCGGAGGCTACGCCCCGAAAGGCGGCACCAACCAAATCTTCGACGCACCCTTTAACAGTGGCGTTACCGCGGCTCCGACTGCCAACCTCGACGCGGCCATCATCAACCTGTTCTATTGGAACAACGTGATGCACGACGTAATGGCGCGCAAGGGCTTTACTGAGGCCAGCGGCAACTTCCAGGCCTTCAACTACTCCAGCCAGGGCCGGGGCGGCGACGCCGTGTTTGCCGAAGCGCAAGACGCCAGCATTGCAAATCCTGCCAGCTTCAACAATGCCAACTTTGCTACCCCCGCCGATGGCCGTACGCCCCGCATGCAAATGTATCTGTGGGAGCAAAACGTTACCACGGCCAGCATTACGGCCCCGGCGACCCTAGCCGGACCGATTGCTGCGGCTGAGGGCGTGTTTACTCGCCGCCTTTCAAAAACGGGCCCAATCAGTGGTAATCTAGTGTTGGTGAACGATGGAACGGCTACGCCCACTTACGGCTGCCTTACGTACACCAACACTGCCGCCGTGAAGGACAACATTGCCTTGGTTGACCGCGGCGACTGTACGTTCGCCATCAAGGTGCAGCAAGCGCAAGTAGCCGGCGCGCGCATGGTTGTTATTATCAACAACAGTGCAACGCAAGGAGCCGTCTCTTTTGGTAGTGCCGCCGACTCAGTCGGTATCCGAATTCCGGGCGTCATGATTTCGAAGGCCGACGGTGACCGAATCAAAGCGGCCCTGCAGGCAGGTACCACCGTCAGCTTCACGGTTAGCGGCGTGACCAACTACCGCGACAGTGATTTCGACAATGGCATCATTGCCCACGAGTACGGCCACGGTATTTCCACCCGCCTGACGGGCGGTGCAGCGGCCCCTAGCTGCCTACGCAGCGCTGAACAAATGGGCGAGGGCTGGAGTGATTTCTTCGGGCTGTGGATGACAACCAAGCCCAGCGACGTGGGCGCTACAGGCCGGGGCATTGGCACCTATAGCTCCTTCCAAGCCACCACGGGCGGCGGCATCCGGCCTAACCGCTACAGCACCAACATGACCACTAACCCGGCTACCTATGACTATATCGGCAAGACGGTAAGTGGGGAAGCCTACAATGCCGCCCACAATATCGGGTACGTGTGGGCTTCTGCACTCTGGGATTTGAACTGGGCCCTGATTGACAAATACGGCTACAACACCGACCTGCGCGGCACCACCGGTGGCAACAACATTGCCCTGCAATTGGTTATCGATGGGCTGAAACTGCAAGCCTGCAACCCCGGCTTCATCGACGGCCGCAACGCCATCCTGAAAGCGGACTCCATAAACAACAACGCCGCTAACTCGGCCATTATTTGGCGCGTGTTTGCCCGCCGGGGCATGGGTTTCGGGGCTAGCCAAGGTAGCGCCGATCTGCTCAACGACCAGACGGCATCCTTCTCACTGCCTGCCGTGCTCAGCAGCCGGCAGCAGCTCAGCGAGAAACTGCTGGAGCTGTACCCCAACCCAGCCAACGACCAAGTGCTGGTACGCACGCAGGTTAGCAGCGCGGCCCCTGTGCAAGTAGAGCTAGTATCGTTGCTGGGCCAGCGCGTACGGGTGCAGCAGGTTTCCGCGGCCCGGTTGCAGCAGGAAGGTGCGCTCATCAATACGGCTGACGTAGCTGGGGGCGTGTACATCGTGCGCCTGACCACCTCGGAAGGTACCATCACCAAAAAGGTGGTAGTACAGCACTAA
- a CDS encoding J domain-containing protein: MSTFYATLEVSEQATAEEIRRAYRRLVLLTHPDRTPDPAAHERYLAVNAAYDVLSQPERRQLYDAALAIRRRPPAPAPVATSPGRTNRDRHRRPMAQVRRGPTPDPYAVVYARYAPWARRFCLLMLVFCGLLLVDFCWTREYPREVVQAVERHSLSSRRSGMVTYYTFHTPHASFRSYEYDWTIGTALAIRKSALFGQIRQFAVGGQGWQRADQVSIYGNFLFAPALLLLIAAAGTFRRRSNVFVFNCSLGCGLLLLVVIYFLVRS, from the coding sequence ATGAGCACGTTTTACGCCACGCTGGAAGTAAGTGAGCAGGCCACGGCCGAGGAAATCCGCCGGGCCTACCGCCGGCTGGTTCTGCTGACCCATCCTGACCGCACCCCCGATCCGGCTGCCCACGAGCGGTATCTGGCCGTTAATGCAGCCTACGATGTCCTGAGCCAACCTGAGCGCCGGCAGCTCTACGACGCGGCCCTGGCCATTCGGCGGCGCCCGCCTGCGCCGGCACCCGTGGCTACCTCTCCCGGGCGCACCAACCGGGACCGGCACCGCCGACCGATGGCTCAGGTCCGCCGCGGTCCAACCCCCGATCCGTACGCGGTGGTGTACGCCCGCTACGCCCCCTGGGCCCGGCGCTTCTGCCTGCTCATGCTAGTGTTTTGCGGCCTGCTGCTGGTTGACTTTTGCTGGACCCGGGAGTACCCCCGCGAGGTGGTGCAGGCGGTGGAGCGGCACTCCTTATCCTCGCGCCGGAGCGGTATGGTTACGTATTACACCTTTCATACCCCGCACGCCAGCTTCCGCAGCTACGAGTACGATTGGACCATTGGCACGGCGCTGGCTATCCGCAAAAGCGCCTTATTTGGCCAAATCCGGCAGTTTGCCGTGGGCGGGCAGGGCTGGCAGCGCGCTGATCAGGTAAGCATCTACGGCAACTTTCTGTTTGCGCCGGCGCTGCTGTTGCTTATAGCCGCTGCCGGAACCTTCCGGCGTCGCTCCAATGTGTTCGTATTCAATTGCAGCCTGGGGTGCGGGCTGCTGCTGCTGGTGGTGATTTATTTCCTGGTCAGATCTTGA
- a CDS encoding TerC family protein, with amino-acid sequence MHFDFSVFSDPQTWVSLLTLTFMEIVLGIDNIIFISIIVNRLPQEQHSRGRTIGLLLALLFRIGLLLSISWIVGLKAPLFSIPVPWMQEGWNVTGRDLILLGGGLFLIGKSTTEIHTKLQGEEEEGHNAKGGASMGSVILQIILIDIVFSFDSILTAVGLVDNVLIMILAVILSMGVMLVFSGIVADFVNRNPTIKMLALSFLIMIGVMLVMEAFHKEIEKGYIYFAMFFSLIVEVLNMRLRKKAAPVQLRDSQYD; translated from the coding sequence ATGCACTTCGACTTCTCCGTTTTTTCTGACCCCCAAACCTGGGTGAGCCTGCTGACGCTCACGTTCATGGAAATTGTGCTGGGTATTGACAACATCATCTTTATTTCCATCATCGTCAACCGCCTACCGCAGGAGCAGCACAGCCGCGGCCGCACCATCGGGCTGCTGCTGGCCCTGTTGTTCCGGATTGGGCTGCTGCTGAGTATTTCCTGGATTGTAGGCCTGAAAGCGCCGCTCTTTAGCATTCCCGTGCCGTGGATGCAGGAGGGCTGGAACGTAACGGGCCGCGACCTGATTCTGCTGGGTGGGGGCTTGTTCCTGATTGGTAAGAGTACCACCGAGATTCACACCAAGCTGCAGGGCGAGGAGGAAGAGGGCCACAACGCCAAGGGCGGCGCTTCCATGGGCAGCGTCATCCTGCAGATTATTCTGATTGACATTGTGTTCAGCTTCGACTCGATTCTGACGGCCGTGGGCCTCGTGGATAACGTGCTGATTATGATTCTGGCCGTTATCCTGTCCATGGGCGTGATGCTGGTATTCAGCGGTATTGTGGCCGACTTCGTGAACCGCAACCCTACCATCAAAATGCTGGCCCTTTCCTTCCTGATTATGATTGGGGTCATGCTCGTGATGGAAGCCTTCCACAAGGAAATTGAGAAGGGCTACATCTACTTCGCCATGTTCTTCTCCCTGATTGTGGAGGTGCTGAACATGCGGTTGCGTAAGAAGGCTGCCCCCGTGCAGCTCCGCGACTCTCAATACGACTAA
- a CDS encoding YajQ family cyclic di-GMP-binding protein, whose translation MASFDIVSKVDPQTLENAVNTAKKELQTRYDLRDTKGGIELDKKANTVTLTSENSMRVKALEDILLTRVVKQGIDGTALDFSAEEQANGALIKKVIKVRAGVDKEAGRKIIKAIKDGKAKVEAQMQDDQVRVTAKKIDELQAAIAILRRTDIGQPLQFVNMKS comes from the coding sequence ATGGCATCATTCGATATCGTGAGCAAAGTTGATCCGCAGACGCTTGAAAATGCGGTAAATACGGCCAAAAAAGAACTGCAGACCCGCTACGACCTGCGTGATACCAAAGGTGGTATTGAGCTAGATAAGAAAGCTAATACCGTTACCCTAACCTCCGAAAACTCCATGCGCGTGAAAGCCCTGGAGGACATTTTGCTCACCCGCGTGGTGAAGCAAGGCATTGATGGCACGGCCCTCGACTTTTCGGCTGAAGAGCAGGCCAACGGTGCCCTCATCAAGAAAGTTATTAAGGTGCGCGCCGGGGTAGATAAGGAAGCGGGCCGCAAAATCATCAAAGCCATCAAGGACGGTAAGGCCAAGGTAGAAGCCCAGATGCAGGACGACCAAGTGCGCGTCACGGCCAAGAAAATCGACGAATTGCAGGCTGCCATTGCCATTCTCCGCCGAACCGACATCGGCCAGCCCCTGCAGTTCGTCAATATGAAGTCGTAG
- a CDS encoding PaaI family thioesterase gives MKPTPDPAALLAIYNQINHYGRANGMELMVQEPGNVRYTMTIRDEHLSSPGTCHGGVLAGLMDATLGAAALSLAFTTAELVSTVEFKINYLHPVHLHDQLLAHGLVEHHGKTLVVSSAFISCPARNNLVVARGMGTFNRYPASKRDLTW, from the coding sequence ATGAAACCCACTCCCGACCCTGCCGCCCTGCTCGCCATCTACAACCAAATAAACCACTATGGCCGCGCCAATGGCATGGAGCTAATGGTACAGGAGCCCGGCAACGTGCGCTACACCATGACCATCCGCGACGAGCACCTGTCTTCGCCCGGCACCTGCCACGGGGGCGTGCTGGCCGGCCTAATGGATGCCACGCTGGGCGCCGCCGCGCTTTCGTTGGCCTTTACCACCGCGGAGCTGGTTTCAACGGTGGAGTTTAAGATTAACTACCTCCACCCCGTTCATCTGCACGACCAGCTACTGGCCCACGGCCTAGTGGAACACCACGGCAAAACGTTGGTTGTAAGCAGTGCCTTTATCAGCTGTCCCGCCCGCAACAATCTGGTGGTAGCCCGGGGCATGGGCACCTTCAACCGCTACCCCGCCTCCAAGCGAGACCTTACGTGGTGA
- a CDS encoding NYN domain-containing protein yields the protein MNQMNSPLIRIGVFYDGNYFLKISDYYYFQHDRKARISLEGLHEFIRHQVAEEEDVDVRLSQIIDSHFFRGRLSATEARDKDRLFHDRLLDDILMNMGIQTHYMPLKTRDGRLQEKGIDVWLSLEALELAIHKSFDVVVLIAGDSDYAPLIKKLNTVGTRVMLLNWDFKYTDFKGENRVTRASQQLLEQATYPVQMHEVIDQGLSTGDELIESMFVNTPEPVAFPAPKPVRPTGPTAAGPVGTVGISTIKNLKNGFGFVVMPPNNLFFSYADMAEGDFNELHEGDWVEFTVGRNHRDEDCARNVRKVEAPEMEEGDEYDEHEHESAGSPERL from the coding sequence ATGAACCAGATGAATAGCCCTTTAATTAGGATCGGCGTCTTCTATGACGGCAATTATTTCCTGAAAATCAGTGATTACTACTACTTCCAGCATGACCGTAAGGCCCGTATTAGCTTGGAAGGCCTCCATGAATTTATTCGTCATCAGGTTGCTGAAGAAGAAGACGTAGACGTACGTCTGAGCCAGATAATTGACTCTCACTTCTTCCGCGGCCGCCTCTCCGCCACGGAAGCTCGCGACAAAGACCGGCTGTTCCACGACCGGCTCCTCGACGATATCCTGATGAACATGGGCATTCAGACCCACTACATGCCCCTGAAAACGCGCGATGGCCGTTTGCAAGAGAAGGGCATTGACGTGTGGTTGTCCCTGGAAGCCTTGGAGTTGGCTATCCACAAGAGCTTCGACGTAGTCGTGCTCATTGCCGGCGACTCTGACTACGCCCCCCTGATCAAGAAGCTCAACACCGTGGGTACCCGCGTGATGCTCCTGAACTGGGACTTCAAATACACCGACTTCAAGGGCGAAAACCGCGTAACCCGCGCCTCGCAGCAACTGCTGGAGCAGGCTACCTACCCCGTGCAAATGCACGAAGTCATTGACCAGGGCCTGAGCACGGGCGACGAGCTAATTGAGTCGATGTTCGTGAACACGCCTGAGCCAGTAGCCTTCCCTGCGCCCAAGCCCGTACGCCCCACCGGCCCCACGGCCGCGGGTCCGGTAGGCACGGTGGGTATCAGCACCATCAAAAACCTCAAGAATGGTTTTGGTTTCGTGGTAATGCCCCCGAACAACCTGTTCTTCAGCTACGCCGACATGGCCGAGGGTGACTTCAACGAGCTGCACGAAGGCGACTGGGTGGAGTTCACGGTGGGCCGCAACCACCGCGACGAAGACTGTGCCCGTAACGTGCGCAAAGTAGAAGCCCCCGAAATGGAAGAAGGCGACGAGTACGACGAGCACGAGCACGAGTCGGCCGGCTCTCCCGAACGCCTGTAA
- a CDS encoding metal-dependent hydrolase: MRGSSHLAIGLITGVAVAGLVPGIPFSPAGIALAGFSSLAPDLDHPGSRLSKRLGFAQAYVRWAFVAVAAGLALYTHFQLPLGPDRRLGFTIALAFGLIGAAMQGDSTRKLALLFTGLCTLVAGLYTGYIWLSMLGLFVSVAPFTSHRSWTHTLWATGLWTYIGHLADKGLGWHGVALFAGAGYASHLLADTLTKAGVKWLMPLTDFSLKIPLIRTGSKSGNLLELAICAGYGLLVLGLVVGRLGF; this comes from the coding sequence GTGCGCGGTTCTTCTCACTTGGCCATTGGCCTGATTACCGGCGTGGCTGTTGCGGGCCTCGTACCGGGTATTCCGTTTTCACCCGCCGGCATTGCCCTGGCCGGTTTTTCCTCCCTAGCCCCCGACCTCGACCACCCCGGCTCCCGCCTAAGCAAGCGCCTGGGGTTTGCGCAAGCCTACGTGCGGTGGGCCTTTGTGGCCGTAGCGGCCGGACTGGCGCTCTACACCCACTTCCAGCTACCCCTCGGCCCCGACCGTCGCCTGGGCTTTACCATTGCCCTGGCATTTGGTCTGATTGGGGCGGCCATGCAGGGCGACTCTACCCGCAAGCTGGCCCTGCTCTTTACCGGGCTTTGCACGCTGGTGGCGGGGCTTTACACCGGCTACATCTGGCTGAGCATGCTGGGTTTGTTTGTGTCAGTAGCCCCCTTCACCTCCCACCGCTCCTGGACGCACACGCTTTGGGCCACTGGCCTATGGACCTACATTGGCCACCTGGCCGATAAGGGCCTGGGCTGGCACGGCGTGGCGCTGTTTGCTGGCGCGGGCTACGCCTCCCACCTGCTGGCCGATACCCTCACGAAAGCCGGCGTGAAGTGGCTCATGCCCCTGACTGACTTCTCCCTGAAAATTCCCCTGATTCGGACGGGCTCCAAAAGCGGTAACCTGTTGGAGCTGGCAATCTGTGCGGGCTATGGGCTGCTGGTGCTGGGGTTGGTAGTAGGCCGGCTGGGGTTCTAG
- the mfd gene encoding transcription-repair coupling factor: protein MKVTDFLKLYSLDPTTLTVGARLNPATRNSLKPATDKSETPARLHLKGLIGSQDAVLAAALHQEFPDQHHLFILHDRDEAAYFLADLQHLVPEEEPLLFPSSYKRPYSFDETENANVLMRAEVLNKLNSHRGPKTTAEQDAENAADAAEATEDGTTKPKGKRAKASAKETAGALIVTYPEALFEKVINKKSLVANTFLVKVGDKLDVNFISDMLAEYDFERSDFVYEAGQFAVRGGIVDIFSYANELPYRIELFGDEVETIRTFNPESQLSVEKRQQVSIIPNVQTKLLQETRESFLDFIPRSTAIWAKDVRQTLDVVEEYFDKAEQGFKELLAASGGTQVVSKPEDLFESGKTFRKLLEGFPVVEFGKRFHFKAGAEEFSFSAKPQPSFNKDFNRLVKNLHDNQQKGYTNIIAAEQVRQADRLRTIFDELDNNVQFQHLLLGLREGYIDETLKLVVYTDHQLFERFYRAQETRKFSKKKALTLKELRTLVPGDYVVHQDYGIARFAGLTQVEINDRVQEAIRLVYRDDDVLTVSIHALHKIAKYSGAEGNPPTMSKLGSPEWENKKKSVKKKVKDIAAELIRLYAKRKTAPGHAFAMDSFMQAELESSFIYEDTPDQAKATEDVKRDMEVPHPMDRLVCGDVGFGKTEVAIRAAFKAVADGKQVAILVPTTILAMQHYKTFRERLGNLPVTVEYVNRFKSTKQIKETLARVAEGKTDILIGTHRLTNKDVKFKDLGLLVIDEEQKFGVKTKDKLKELKVNVDTLTLSATPIPRTLHFSLMGARDLSVIATPPPNRQPVQTELHVFDETLVRDAIARELKRGGQVFYVHNRIKDIEEQASMILRLVPDARVTYVHGQMEGDLLEKRMMKFVDGDFDVLVSTTLIESGLDIANANTIIINRAHMHGLSDLHQMRGRVGRSNKKAYCYLLTPPVAGLPSDARKRLSTLEEFSDLGAGFNVAMRDLDIRGAGNLLGGEQSGFINDLGFETYHQILDEAVQELKETEFRDLFLGDPTQRLQEAAGTSAPKECNIETDLQVLIPDRYVSNVSERLQLYSKLDRAKNPEELRKVLTSMVDRFGPLPPEVEQLADIVRLRWQACQAGFEKLTLKKNLLKGFIPATNNEPYFQSDTFGNILSYVQTHPRSASMKERKEQLILSVEEVKSVQAAKRILSELGSEEKVGV, encoded by the coding sequence TTGAAGGTCACCGATTTTCTCAAGCTCTACTCCCTGGACCCGACCACGCTGACGGTGGGGGCCCGCCTGAACCCGGCCACGCGCAACTCGCTGAAACCGGCGACTGACAAGTCCGAGACGCCCGCGCGCCTGCACCTGAAGGGCCTGATAGGAAGCCAGGATGCCGTGCTGGCCGCCGCCCTGCACCAGGAGTTCCCGGATCAGCACCACCTGTTCATCCTGCACGACCGGGACGAGGCCGCCTATTTCCTGGCCGACTTGCAGCACCTGGTGCCGGAGGAGGAGCCCCTGCTGTTTCCGAGTTCCTACAAGCGGCCCTACTCCTTCGACGAGACGGAAAACGCCAACGTGCTCATGCGGGCCGAGGTGCTCAACAAGCTCAACTCCCACCGTGGGCCCAAAACCACCGCCGAGCAGGACGCTGAAAATGCCGCCGACGCGGCCGAAGCTACCGAAGATGGCACCACCAAACCCAAGGGCAAGCGTGCCAAAGCCAGCGCCAAAGAAACCGCCGGGGCCCTCATCGTTACCTACCCCGAGGCCCTGTTTGAGAAGGTTATCAACAAGAAAAGCCTGGTAGCGAATACCTTCCTGGTAAAAGTAGGCGACAAGCTGGACGTGAACTTTATCAGCGACATGCTGGCCGAGTACGACTTTGAGCGCTCGGACTTTGTGTACGAGGCCGGGCAGTTTGCCGTGCGTGGCGGCATCGTGGACATCTTTTCCTACGCCAACGAGCTACCCTACCGCATTGAACTGTTTGGGGACGAGGTGGAAACCATCCGGACGTTTAACCCGGAAAGCCAGCTCTCGGTGGAGAAGCGCCAGCAGGTGAGCATTATCCCAAACGTGCAAACCAAGCTGCTCCAGGAAACGCGGGAGTCGTTTCTGGACTTTATTCCGCGCAGCACTGCCATTTGGGCTAAGGACGTGCGCCAGACCCTGGACGTGGTAGAGGAGTATTTCGACAAGGCCGAGCAGGGCTTCAAGGAGCTACTGGCGGCGTCGGGCGGCACCCAGGTAGTCAGCAAGCCGGAAGATTTGTTTGAGTCGGGCAAGACGTTCCGCAAGCTGCTGGAGGGCTTTCCGGTAGTGGAGTTCGGCAAGCGTTTTCACTTCAAGGCCGGGGCCGAAGAGTTCAGCTTCAGCGCCAAGCCTCAGCCCAGCTTCAACAAGGACTTCAACCGCCTGGTAAAAAACCTGCACGACAACCAGCAGAAGGGCTATACCAACATCATTGCCGCCGAACAGGTGCGCCAGGCCGACCGCCTGCGTACCATCTTCGACGAGCTGGACAACAACGTGCAGTTTCAGCACTTGCTGCTGGGCCTGCGCGAAGGCTACATTGACGAAACGTTGAAACTGGTGGTGTACACTGACCACCAACTGTTTGAGCGCTTCTACCGGGCCCAAGAAACCCGCAAGTTCTCCAAGAAAAAGGCCCTGACCCTAAAGGAGCTGCGCACCCTGGTACCCGGCGACTACGTGGTGCACCAAGACTACGGCATTGCCCGCTTTGCCGGCCTGACCCAGGTAGAAATCAACGACCGGGTGCAGGAGGCTATCCGGCTGGTGTACCGCGACGACGACGTGCTGACCGTCAGCATTCACGCCCTACACAAGATTGCCAAGTACTCGGGGGCCGAGGGCAACCCGCCTACCATGAGTAAGCTGGGCTCGCCGGAGTGGGAAAACAAAAAGAAGTCGGTCAAGAAGAAGGTCAAGGACATTGCGGCTGAGCTAATTCGGCTGTATGCCAAGCGCAAAACCGCGCCCGGCCACGCCTTCGCCATGGACTCCTTTATGCAAGCCGAACTGGAATCGAGCTTCATCTACGAGGATACCCCCGACCAAGCCAAGGCTACCGAAGACGTGAAGCGCGACATGGAAGTGCCCCATCCCATGGACCGCCTAGTGTGCGGCGACGTAGGCTTCGGCAAGACGGAAGTAGCCATTCGGGCCGCCTTCAAGGCCGTGGCCGATGGCAAGCAGGTGGCTATTCTGGTGCCCACTACCATCCTGGCCATGCAGCACTACAAAACGTTCCGGGAGCGGCTGGGCAACCTGCCCGTGACGGTGGAGTACGTGAACCGCTTCAAGAGCACCAAGCAAATCAAGGAGACCCTGGCCCGGGTAGCGGAGGGAAAAACCGACATTCTTATCGGCACGCACCGCCTCACCAACAAGGACGTGAAGTTCAAGGACCTGGGCCTGCTGGTAATTGACGAGGAGCAGAAGTTCGGGGTGAAAACCAAGGACAAGCTCAAGGAGCTGAAGGTGAACGTGGACACACTGACCCTCTCGGCCACGCCCATTCCGCGCACCCTGCACTTCTCGCTCATGGGCGCCCGCGACCTGTCGGTTATTGCTACCCCCCCACCCAATCGGCAACCCGTACAAACGGAATTGCACGTCTTCGACGAGACGCTGGTGCGCGACGCCATTGCCCGCGAGCTGAAGCGGGGCGGGCAGGTGTTTTATGTGCACAACCGCATCAAGGACATTGAGGAGCAAGCCAGCATGATTCTGCGCCTAGTGCCCGACGCCCGCGTAACCTACGTGCACGGCCAGATGGAGGGCGACCTGCTGGAAAAGCGCATGATGAAATTCGTGGATGGCGACTTCGACGTGCTGGTGAGTACTACCCTCATTGAGTCGGGCCTGGACATTGCCAACGCCAACACCATCATCATCAACCGCGCCCACATGCACGGCCTCAGTGACCTGCACCAGATGCGGGGCCGGGTGGGCCGCTCCAATAAAAAGGCCTACTGCTACCTGCTCACGCCCCCGGTGGCGGGCCTGCCGAGCGACGCCCGTAAGCGCCTGAGTACCCTGGAGGAATTCTCCGACCTGGGGGCGGGCTTCAACGTGGCTATGCGCGACCTGGACATTCGGGGGGCGGGCAACCTGCTGGGCGGCGAGCAGTCGGGCTTTATCAACGACCTGGGCTTTGAAACCTACCACCAGATTCTGGACGAGGCGGTGCAGGAGCTCAAGGAAACCGAGTTCCGCGACCTGTTCCTCGGCGACCCGACCCAGCGCCTACAAGAAGCAGCCGGCACCAGCGCCCCCAAGGAGTGCAACATCGAAACGGACCTGCAAGTCCTAATTCCGGACCGCTACGTAAGCAACGTGTCCGAGCGCCTGCAGCTGTACAGCAAGCTGGACCGGGCCAAAAATCCCGAGGAGTTGCGCAAGGTGCTCACCAGCATGGTAGACCGGTTCGGCCCCCTCCCCCCCGAGGTAGAGCAGCTAGCCGACATTGTGCGCCTGCGCTGGCAGGCCTGCCAGGCCGGCTTCGAGAAGCTCACGCTCAAGAAGAACCTGCTCAAAGGCTTCATTCCGGCCACCAACAACGAGCCCTACTTCCAGAGCGACACCTTCGGCAACATCCTCAGCTACGTGCAAACTCACCCCCGCTCCGCTTCCATGAAAGAGCGTAAAGAGCAACTCATCCTCTCCGTAGAAGAAGTGAAAAGCGTGCAAGCCGCCAAGCGCATTCTGAGCGAGTTGGGCAGTGAGGAGAAGGTAGGAGTATAG